AAAAGATGCAACTTTCCATAATGTATATTTTAATAACAATTACCACTCTCGGTGTGTATTTGGATAGGGAAGCAAGATTCAGTGATTCAGTTTGGGGGATTCAGTGATTCAGTGATTCACTGTGGGAGAGTTTACTCTTGTAGATTTGGATGTGTTTTTTTTGTACAGGGGGTGTGAATAGGGAGTAAATTAGTTGACACCTTAAGTAAACGTTTCTCTAATTTCCTGGGAAGATCAATGTGTCAGCATTGATATGACCAGGTATCATTCCCAATAAGTCCTTCATGTTCACGTGTGTTCTGAAAGTGGTCATTGTGATTAAAAGACACTATGGAAGTTAAGTTGCTAATTGTTAACTTCCAATGTGGCTTGAATGTTGGCTGTATCACATATACATGATATAATAGGAATCCATTTCTTATCGTCCCTATAACGTTCTGCAGAGATCCTGGGTGCCTGTCTGTCGGTGCTGTCCATCTGGGCTGTGACAGGAGTACTGGTGTTCATCGCCGTTCAGAGGATCCTTAACGATGACTTTGAGATCCACAGCCAGATCATGCTCATTACCTCAGGCTGTGCTGTGGGGGTCAATGTCTTGTGAGTAAAGCTAAGAATGTCTGTTTtgtcaatatatattttttattggcCTTCATGGGATTGGTTGTGAATGTGTGAGAGGcatagactggtcccagatctgtttgtgctctcttGCCCACTACTATGGTAATTGACAAACAATAGGACTTGGCAATACAGCATGAAAAGATCTGGACAAGACCTGGTCAGTTGTAGATAATTGGCTGCTCTTCTAACAATaggctttgtttgtttgtttgtgaagAATGGCCCTAATCCTCCATCAGTCCTGTCACAGCCACGGTCCCTCCAACCACCGACCCCATGACAATACAGTCAACCTATCACACGGCCACTCTCACGGACTCCCTGGTGGCCATGGCAACACCAGCGTGAGAGCGGCTTTTATCCATGCAGTAGGGGATCTGTTGCAGAGTCTGGGGGTACTGCTGGCTGCTACCATTATACACTTCTGGGTCAGTGATGCTGTCGACTTCACTTGCCTTATTACTTTTGGCTCATAGTGGAGCAAAATGCCTTAACAGTTATTATTCAGCAAACCCCAGCCATCAACAGGCAAAGGGTAGGATGAGATATTTATGCAGCAGAATACGTTAACCGTACTTACTGTAGGCTATACCTGCAACTCTGGCTAATATTTAGAGGAAAACGACGGCTTGATTTGAACGTGTCGTCTCTTTTTATCCCCAACAGCCTGAGTATAAAATAGCAGATCCCATTTGTACCTTCATGTTCTCTGTATTTGTGCTGGGAACAACTGTCACTATCCTGAAGGATGTCTCCAGGATCCTTATGGAAGGTGAGGTCACAGGTTATCATCCAAACCTTGAAGTTAAAACTTTGGCCTATGTATTTATCATTCTGGACCTTGAAAGTGTGTGACGAAGGTAAACAAAAAAATCATTAAAGGCTATATAACATGGTTATTGGATGTAATAGTCTCACTGTATAGAATGTTATCATAAACATCCTTAGGGTTTTTTTGTGGAACTTTCTACAGGGGTTCCTAAAGGTATCGACTTCAATACTGTGAGAGAAATGCTGCTGTCGCTGAGAGGAGTCAAGACCACACACAACCTCCACATGTGGGCCCTCACATTGAGCCAGTCACAGCTCTCTGTACACGTGGCTATAGGTATCACATGCCTGCACAGACTAACACTACAATACTCTGTCTGTACAATACACTCCTGGTCAGACAGACGTACGGacaagcgcacgcacacacacacaacacacacacacaacacacaacacacaccacacaccacacacacatctgaATATTCTGTCAGTTGTTAATCAGGAACACCTCAGTATTGGTGGTTTGTCTTTGTGTTGATGTGACTAAAAATCTCACCAAAAATAATAGAATCCATAttcgtttttgttttgttttgaagaGGAAGATGCCAGTCCCCAACTGGTACTCATGGAGGCTACCAAGCTGCTTCAGTCAGAGTTTGGTTTCTCCAGCATCACCATCCAGGTCGAGCAGTATGCAGAGGAGATGATCTATTGCATGCAGTGTCAGGAGCCCACGGACTGACATCACTACCACCATGGGGGTTGAGACTGAACTATAGGGACCACTATGGGAGATTGACTGACTGAATCCATTATGGGGATTATTTGAAAACCCTGTACAAAATCTAGCATGTGCTGGCTAGCTACTCGATTGAGATTTGTTAACAGTATGTCATGACCGACCAGTATGGGGCTAAAGACTCTACGGACAAGAGAGCCTTCTCTACCCAATGAGAGGAAAGAGTTCTTCCCAGCCGATGTCTGTACTGTATGCCTGTTACAGTATGCCGTGTGAGGTCACACGACTTTACTTCAACAGGGGGTGTACTGTAGATTATACACTGGGACATGAGGTGCTATCACTTCATTTTCCTTCGTGTAGCACTTCTGTGGGAAAGCTCCTGTTTCGATCAATATTGGTTTTTCTAGTaagataacagacagatagacaaggTCAACAGAAAGTGTCATTGTCACACATAATGTTTTATGTAAAAGATCAGGTCATATTTAGATAATTACATGTAtcatatttattttgtttatattatataacaggtgtggtatattAACATAAATACTGAAACGTTTCAAACTCAAACattgttttttaaacatttcagTTTGTAGACCTTTCAGTTTCCTTATTTTACTCTACTCTTCTTACTGATTTACTACCAAGGTGAGACCATGGTGATTGAGGGACTTCACAGAGAGGGTGAGATTCAATCCAAGGCGTTTTATAGACCAGCACACTGGAAAGCCAACAATGCGCCTTTGAAAGGAAATTTCCCTGACGTCCGTGGAGATCACATTCAATGTAAACATTGTGCATGTCAACTCAAGCATAAATGACCTTTAAAAGTCAAGAGCCATGTGCTGCTCTGTAAACGTGCCTTGGATTGAATCCAGGACTTGGTTGTTCAGGCTCTGAGTAATGTGTTGAGCCTGGGGAACAGACACACGCCGTTCTGTGTCGTCacctccatcaccatctccaagGGAACCCCTTTTACCTTACTGATGTACTCAGCACAGACAGAGATGTTCTTCGGCTCATTTCTCACCTACAGTATGTTTAAGACACaaaagcagagaggagagtagtgttAGTAATACCATCGCTATAGAATATTCTTAGATAAATAAATCATTTTCCAACATTATTTGATGTACGACCACTTTCAAACCAGGATAAAGTCAATGGTATATGGATGTCAATTTATACTCTTTACTTTGTTTTTCTCTGACGGTGTGTTGGACTTTGTTTTTCTCTGATGGTGTGTTGGACTTTGTTTTTCTCTGACGGTGTGTTGGACTTTGTTTTTCTCTGACGTTGTGTTGGACTTTGTTTTTCTCTGACGGTGTGTTGGACTTTGTTTTTCTCTGACGGTGTGTTGGACTTTGTTTTTCTCTGACGGTGTGTTGGACTTTGTTTTTCTCTGACGGTGTGTTGGACTTTGTTTTTCTCTGACGGTGTGTTGGACTTTGTTTTTCTCTGACGGTGTGTTGGACTTTGTTTTTCTCTGACGGTGTGTTGGACTTTGTTTTTCTCTGACGGTGTGTTTTACTTTGTTTTTCTCTGACGGTGTagcctgcccagtcatgtgaaatccatagattagagcctaattaaattatttcaattgactgatttccttatatgaattgtacctcagtaaaatcgttgaaattgttgcatgttgcgtttatatttttgttctgtatatttacaacctactgtttagtaaaaatgtgatcggcCAGAGCTCCAGAACGTTGTGTTTAGTCTTTAAAGACATCGGGTTCTGAGAGAgaggttaaacaaaggttaaattaCAAGCGAGGTAGATTCCCACCGCATTGTCTGCTAGGCTACCTTCCATGCGGTAGCCAGCAGGGTTTGTGGTCCTTCTGTGAAATTAGATGATTTTGTAGGAACGAGTCATAGCTGGAGATAGGGGATAGTACACAATCACATTTCATAACGATTTTAAAACAATTACCTACACTCAGGGCTCTACAGTGTGACCAATTTGATTGCATAGCGAtgaaatattttgctgtgcgGCCAGAAATGTTATTTTGGGAGTTGTGTGCAACTATGAAAAGAAATCTCCAACATAATAATTGTTGTAATGATAAGGTTTCACTGGATCGTTGTATCCAAGTGCCGTAGAGAAGCAGACAATTGAGATTCGTAAATGTCATGGTTGAACCATTACTACAGTGGAAACAGATTTTcttctagaccagtggttcccaaactttttatagtcccatacCCTTCAAACATTcgacctccagctgcgtaccccctttAGCACCAGGGTCGGGGCACTCTCAAATGGTGtatttgccatcattgtaagcctgccacacacacactatacgatacatttattaaacataagaatgagtgtgagtttttgtcacaacccggctcatggggagtgacaaagagctcttataagaCCAAGGCACAATAATAATCAAtacttttgctctttatttaaccatcttacatataaaaccttatttgttaatatatcattgtgaataactcaccacgggttaatgagaagggtgtgcttgaaaggaagtcggaagtttacatacaccttagccaaatacatttaaactcagtttttcacaattcctgacatttaatcctagtaaaaattccctgtcttaggtcagttaggaccaccattttattttaagaatgtgaaatgtcagaataatagtggagagaatgatttatttcagcttttatttctctcatcacattcccagtgggtcagaagtttacatacactcaattagtattttgtagcattgcctttaaattgtttaacttgcgtcaaatgttttgggtagccttccacaagcttcccacagcaagttgggtgaattttggcccattccccctgacacagctggtgtaactgagtcaggtttgtaggcctccttgctcgcacacgctttttcagttctgcccacaaattttctatgggattgaggtcagggctttgtgatggccactccaataccttgactttgttgtccttaagccattttgccacaactttgtaagtatgcttggggtcattgtccattttgaagacccatttgcaaccaagctttaacttcctgactgatgtcttgagatgttgcttcaatatagccacatcattatccatcctcatgatgccatctattttgtgaggtgcaccagtcccttctgcagcaaagcacccccacaacatgatgctgccaccctcgtgctgcacggttgggatggtgttcttcggcttgcaagcctccccctttttcctccaaacataacgatggccattacggccaaacagttatattttgtttcatcagaccagaggacatttctccaaaaagtaccatctttgtccccatgtgcagttgcaacctgtagtctggcttttttatgacggttttgaagcagtggcttcttctttgctgagcggcctttcaggttatgtcgatattggactcgttttactgtggatatagatacttttgtacctgtttcctccagcatcttcacaaggtcctttgctgttgttctgggattgatttgcacttttcgcaccaaagaacgttcatctctaggagtcagaacgcgtctccttcctgagtggtatgacggctgcatggtcacatggtgtttatacttgcatactattgtttgtacagatgaacgtggtaccttcgaggcatttgaaaattgctcccaagaatgaaccagacttgtggaggtctacaattgtttttctgaggtcttggctgattttctttagattttcccatgatgtcgagCAAAGGCACTGAGTCGAGCAAAGGCactgaggcactgagtttgaaggtagaccttgaaatacatccacaggtacacctccgattga
This Salvelinus fontinalis isolate EN_2023a chromosome 16, ASM2944872v1, whole genome shotgun sequence DNA region includes the following protein-coding sequences:
- the LOC129813182 gene encoding proton-coupled zinc antiporter SLC30A2-like — protein: MDSEKHHLIEDDTTSYSMALLGSFPGSEQDKCPIPTTETGDRTAAAVRWQPVTATGHCHENDRVSWTESREKQLAKRKLIIASVVSLVFMVGEVIGGYAAHSLAIMTDAAHLLTDFGSIMVSLFSLWVSSRPPTKTMNFGWHRSEILGACLSVLSIWAVTGVLVFIAVQRILNDDFEIHSQIMLITSGCAVGVNVLMALILHQSCHSHGPSNHRPHDNTVNLSHGHSHGLPGGHGNTSVRAAFIHAVGDLLQSLGVLLAATIIHFWPEYKIADPICTFMFSVFVLGTTVTILKDVSRILMEGVPKGIDFNTVREMLLSLRGVKTTHNLHMWALTLSQSQLSVHVAIEEDASPQLVLMEATKLLQSEFGFSSITIQVEQYAEEMIYCMQCQEPTD